Within the Maribacter sp. BPC-D8 genome, the region GTCGAATTGTTGAATGACGGACCGGTTACTATATTAATAGATACGAAGGATAAAACTTAGGATTCAATAAATTTTCTGCATATTTTGTAAGAAATCTACCGTTTTTGTCGTTAAGATAAAAACCAGTTGACCAAACCATATGCGCTTATTATTGATATTACTATTATTCACAGTAACCCATACTGTGCTTGCTCAAGATTATAATTTTTCAAAAATAGACCCCTCCCTTTTAAAGAATTCAGATGCAGTTGTTCGTTTAGATGAAAGCACTGTTTTGGTGAAATCTTCTGATAATATGGAAGTTACATCTCAAAGAGTGGTGACGGTCTTAAATGAAAGCGGATCAAAACATATAAATGCTACGGCATTTTATGATAAAGAAACTTCTCTTAAAAACCTAGAGGCAGTAATACTTGATGCTAATGGTAAGGAGATAGAAAAGTTTAAGGAAAAAGATTTTATTGATCAAACTGCTACAGGCGAAGGAACTCTTTATTCTGACTCTCGAGTAAAATTTCTAAGATATACTCCCATAAAATTTCCTTACACAGTGGTTTTAACTAAAAAATATACCACTTCAGATACTGCATTTATGCCACGTTGGTATTTTATGGATGGGTATAGACTAAGTGTTGAAAAAAGTGAATTCAACCTAAATATACCAATACAAATAAAATATAGGTATAAGGATAATAACCTTACATCTTTTGAAGTAAAACGAAGAGAGAATGAAGCTGGGGTAAAGTATACTGCAGTTAATTTAAAAGCTCTTGAATCTGAAGATTTTGACCCAGAGTTTAGAGATTTTGCACCGAACGTTCAAATTGCTTTAGAAGATTTTCATTTAAAAGGAGTAGACGGTCATGCAACTACATGGAAAGAATTCGGCAGTTGGATCTACAATTCGCTGCTAAAGGAAAGGGGAGAAATTAGTCCTTCAACAATTCAAAAAGTAAAAAATTTAGTAGAAGGTATAGACGACCCAAAAGAAAAAGTAAAAATAGTATATCAATTTGTTCAAGATAATACCAGATATATCAGTGTGCAAATGGGTATTGGCGGTTGGGAGCCAATTAGTGCCAATGAAGTAGATAGGGTCAAATATGGCGATTGCAAAGGTTTAACCAATTATACAATGGTTTTATTAAAAGCGATAGGTATAGAATCTTATTATACCATTGTTTCGGCTGGTTCAAATATGCGGAGTTTAGATTTTGATTTTCCATCTCTGCAAGGAAATCATGCTTTTTTAAATGTGTCCTTAGAAGACGAAGAAATTTGGTTAGAGTGCACCAATCAAGTAGTACCATCAAATTTTCTTGGAACATTTACAGATAATAGATATGTACTAAAAGTTGGGTCAAATGGAGGTGAAATTGTAAAATCTAGGGAATACCTGCCAGAACAAAGTAGGCAAATTACAAATGCTGAAATACATGTAGGGGAATCTGAAATTACAGCACAAGTAGAAATAAAGAGCACAGGTATACAGTACAATCAAAAATATGGATTGGCAAATGATAGTGAAGAGGATATAGAAAAGTATTATAAGCATTACTGGGATTATGTTAACGCCATTCATATTCAAAGTCATGAGCTTATTAATGATAAGGATAGTATTGTAACTACTGAAAAAGTAAATTTTAGAACATCGGGCTATTTATCAAAAGCAGGAGACCGCATTCTATTTGCTCCAAATATGTTAAATAGAAATGCCTATGTGCCAAAAAGAGATAACAATAGAAAACGTGAAGTTGTTATTAAAAGAGGGTATTTAGATGAGGATAATTTTATAATAGAAATTCCTAAAGGATATAAGGTGGAGGCTAACTTAATGCCTACGGCTATTACTAATGATTTTGGAGAATTTGAAGTTAGTGTAGAGCAGCTAACAGAATCAAAATTACATTATAAAAGGCGGTTATTAATGAAATCAGGGAACTTCCCAAGTACAATGTATAACGATTATAGGGATTTTAGAAAAACCATTTCACAAGTTGATGCCTCTAAAATTGTATTTATTAAAAAATAATAATTCATGAAATTACACTTAACAATCATCCTAGCATTTATAACATTTTCAACGAACGCACAAAAAAGTGAAATCAAATTTGGTAAGGTGTCTATAGAAGAAGTTGCTCAAAAACAACATTCAACTAATAGTGAAGCTGAAGCTGCCATTCTTTATAAAAAAGAAAGAATGTCATATGATTATTCCTCAGGTAAAGGTTTTGGAACAATAAGAGAAGTCCATTTGAGAATTAAAATATATAGTAAATCTGGTTTGGACTGGGCTACAAGAGTTGTATCTCTTTATACTTCTAATTCTGGAGAACAAAAGATTTATAATATTAAAGGGTATACTTATAATCTTGTTAATGGAAAAATCGAAGAAGACAAGCTAAAAAAGGAAGGCTCATTTTTAGAAAATGTTAGTAAATATCGCAATCATGTTTCTATTACTATGCCAAATGTCAAAGTGGGCAGTGTTATTGAAATTAAATATGATATAGCATCAGATATGGTGGGTTATATGGACGATTTTACACTACAGTATGGTATTCCATTGGATTGTGTGGAACTGAGCGTAGAGGTGCCTGAGTATTTTAATTTTAAAAGATTTACAAAGGGTTTTTATCCTATTTCCTTAAAGGAGTCTCAAAAAAATCGAAAAATCAATTATAACTACAAAACAAAAAGAGACGATAGTTTTGGGTCTGTGGGGTCAAAATCTACAAATCAATTGGCTGAGCTTGAATTTTTCGAAAAACATTATGAAATTAAAGCAAAGAACATTCCTGCATTAAAAGAGGTGAATTACACTAATAATATTGAGAATTACAGAAGCGCTATTGTTTTTGAGTTAGAGTCTACGAAATTTCCAAATGTAGGTTTTAAAATATATAGTAAATCTTGGGAAGATGTTGCGAGTACTATTTATAAGTATGATAATTTTGGAGAAGAAGTTAATAAGAATAGATTTTTTAGAAATGACTTAGATGTTCTTATAAAAGAAAGCAAAGGTTCAAATCAACTAACCTCAGAAATTTATAAATATGTCCAGAATAGAATGACCTGGAATGATTATTATGGCGTTGGATGCAGCAATGGTGTGAAGAAGGCATATGAGGAGAAGAAAGGGAATGTTGCTGATATAAATTTATTGCTTATCTCAATGTTGCGTTATGCAGGTATAAAGGCTAATCCTGTTTTAGTCAGTACAAAGTCTAATGGCATTCCCATTTTTCCAACTACCAGTGGTTTTAACTATGTTATTGCCGCTGTAGAAAATGGAGAGGGTTTTATTTTATTAGATGCTACGGAAAAAATGTTGGTCGTAAATGAATTGCCTGTGCGTGCAATGAATTGGCAAGGTCGCTTAGTTAGAGAAGATGGGTCTTCAAAAGATGTTTCTTTAGCCGCAAAGACTATTTCAAATAAGTTTGTTTTCATGCAAGTAAACATAGTTGAAGATGGTACTGTAGAAGGTGAAATGAAAACTCGTTTAAGTAATCATTTAGCATTCGATTATAGAATAGATAATTATGATAAGACCGAAGAAGAAATTTCAAACAACTCTTCTTCATTATTCGAAAATATAGAGATAGATGATTTTGAGCTTAAAAATAGTAAAGCTCCAGATGAGCCTTTAGAATATTCTATGTCGTTTAATAACGATACCCAAATTGAAATTATTGGAGATAAATTATATTTCAATCCTCTAATGTTTTTGACTTTAAATGAAAATCCTTTTAAACTAGAATCAAGAGAGTACCCCGTCGATTTTAGCTATCCATTTTCAAGTAAAGCGAGTGTTACTTATACGCTGCCTGATGGTTATAAAATAGAATCTATGCCAGAGAAAATAACAATAGGTTTACCTGATAAAATGGGAGTGTTCAATTTCGCTATAAAGCAAAATGGTAATATATTACAAGTTATAAGTACAACAAAGATTCAAGAGGCGCTAATACCTGCCTTATATTATGAATCTTTAAAAGAGTTTTACGGTCAAATGGTTTTGAAACAAACAGAAAAAGTAGTATTGACTAAAATATAGAATGCAACTACTATTAAGAGCATAAAGAAAAAATAATCTTAATTGTTCAACAACTCATTTCTTATTAGAAAAATAAACCAATCAACTCAAATGCATAAAATTATCCATTTAGTACTTCTTATAACTACTTCAATATTTTGTACTAACACTATTCTAGCTCAGGACAAAGCTGAATTTGGTGTTATCTCACAATCAGAAAGTACTTTAACATCATACGATAAAGATGTAGATGCAACAGCAATATATCTTTATGAATACGGAGATAATTATTTTGAAATTAGAGATAATTATATCTACCTGATAACGAAATATCATGCGAAAATTAAAATTTTAGAAAAAGAGGGTTTTGAATATTCAAATATTGAAATCCCATTTTATCACACTAAGAAGAGCAAAGAGAAAATAGTCAAATTAAAGGCGCTCACGCATAACGGTGAAACTAAAAGTTGGGTAAAGAAAAGTGATTTTTTCGAGGAAGATGTTAATGATAAATGGTCACAAACAAAATTCACTTTTCCTAATGTAAAAGAAGGATCGATTATTGAATATGAATATGAGATGCAGTCTCCCTTTTACTTCAATTTTACGGGGTGGGAGTTTCAGTCAGCGATTCCCAAGTTGTATTCTGAATTCAATGCCAAAATACCAGGTAATTGGTTGTATAATAGGAGCCTTAAAGGTGATTTAAGCCTAGATGTTAACGAGGCAGATATTGTAAAAGGTTGTTTTAGTTTTCCTGGTACGAAAGATGATAGTGACTGCGAGTCTTTAAGATATGTAATGAAAGATATACCTGCGTTTGAAGATTCTGAAGAATATATGCTTTCTTCCAATAACTACAGGTCTAAAATAGAATTTGAACTGTCTGAATATAAAAGTTTCTATGGTAGTACTGAAAAGTATACCAAATCATGGGACGATGTCGATAAGGAATTTAAAACCGATAAAGATATCGGAAGTCAGCTTAGAAAGAAGAATTTTTTCGAAAAAAAGGTAGATGAAGCATTACTAACAGAAGGCGATGATTTAACTCGTGCAAAGAATATTTATGAGTTTGTACAAGGTCATTTTACTTGGAATGAAAAATTTAGTATTTGGCAAGATAACAAGGTGAAAACGGCTTTTGATGAGAGAAAAGGAAATGTAGCCGAAATAAATATAGCTTTAATAAACCTGTTGAATGCAGCTGATATAAAAGCGAACATGATGGTTATGGCTACACGCAAAAGAGGGTTGCCAAAGAAGACGCATCCGGTTATGAATGATTTTAATTATATAGTTGCAAAAGTTGATATTGATGGCGAGTCGTATTTATTAGATGCTACAGATAAATATATGCCTTTTGGTATGTTGCCATTTCGGTGTTTGAACTATTACGGTCGAGTTATGGATTTTGATGCTGAAAGTTATTGGTACGATATTGTAGCCGAGAAAACGAACTCAATTATGTTGCGTGCTCAAATGACTATCGATACAAATGAAAAAAAATTGGAAGGAGTATTTGATGTAATTAATTCAGGCTATAAGAAAGTTAAACAAGATGAGTTTTTACATACTACTAACGAAGAAAGTTATATTGAAAAATTAGAGGAAGAGATTTCAGATGATTTCCATATTACTTCTCACGAAAAGATATTAAAATACTCTAACGAAAAGAAAATTACCGAAAGATTCAATTTTGAAATTGAAAACTTATTTCAGGGCGATAATATTTACTTGAATCCGTTCGTGATAAAATTCTTTGATAAAAATCCTTTCGTAGCATCTGATAGAAATTATCCGGTTGATTTTGGTTATCCTATGAAGTACCAATACATTCTCAATATTAAAATACCGGAAGGATATCAGGTTAAGTCGATACCTGAAAATAAAAATTTTAGTATGCCAGATAATGGTGGTGAATTAAAATTAAATGTATCGGATAATAGTAGTGGTGCCCTTAATTTATTTTTTACTTTTGATTTGAACTCTGCCCATTATAGCAATGGTTATTACACAGGATTAAAGCAGCTATTCAATGAAGCTGTAAAAAGTCAGAATCAATCTTTAATTGTTTTTGAAAAAATATAAATTAGAAAATGAACATCGAAAACGCACAACTAGAAGTAGATAATTGGATCAAAGAACATGGCGTTCGTTATTTTAACGAGCTTACCAATATGGCGCAGTTAACAGAAGAAGTAGGCGAGGTTGCTAGAATTATTGCTAGACGCTATGGTGAGCAAAGCGAAAAAGAATCTGACAAGAACAAAGATCTAGGCGAAGAATTGGCAGATGTTATGTTCGTAGTATTATGTTTAGCGAACCAGACAGGTATCGATTTACAACAAGCTTTCGATAAAAAGTTAGATTTAAAAACAAAGCGTGATCATGATCGTCATCACAATAATAAAAAGTTGAAATAGACGTATATTTGGCGTTCTATTTTTAAAACCATACGCTTTGAAACTTCACTTAACCGGTCCGTCAAATCATCAATTAAAAGATACTATAACTATAACAGGTTCTAAAAGTGAATCTAACCGTAGTTTATTATTGGCGGCATTATACCCAGATATTAAAATAGAAAATATTTCAAATTCTGATGATGCCCAGGTAATGGCAAAAGGTTTGAAAATTTCAGAGGGTACGGTAGGTATTCATCATGCTGGTACGGCAATGCGTTTTTTAACGGGTTACTTCTCTTCTCAAGAAGGTAAAGATGTAATTCTTACTGGGTCAAAAAGAATGACAGAAAGACCTATAAAAATTCTTGTAGAAGCTTTAAGAACATTAGGGGCTGAAATCTCTTATGTACAAGATGAAGGTTATCCACCTATAAAAATAAAAGGGCAACGTATAGTAAAAGATAAAGTTAGTCTGCCTGCAAATGTCAGTAGTCAGTATATTTCTTCGCTGTTATTAATAGCACCAAGTTTAGAAAACGGACTAGAATTAGAGCTGGTAGGTAAAATTACTTCGGTACCTTATATTAAAATGACTTTAGCATTACTTGAAGAAATAGGTGTAGAAACCTCTTTTGAAGGTAATATGATTAAAGTATCGCCTAAGGCAAAAGTAGCACCAACAACATTAGTTGTGGAGTCTGACTGGAGTTCAGCTTCTTACTTTTATGGTATTTGTGCACTTGCAGCACCAGGTACTGAAATTACTTTATCCGCATATAAAAAGAAAAGCCTTCAAGGCGATAGTGTACTTGCCGATATTTATACTGCATTCGGAGTGGAAACTACCTTTGGCGAAAATAAGATTACTTTAAAAAAGACGGATAAAAAAGTATTGGCAACCAATGAATTTGATTTAGCTAATGCACCAGATATTGCACAAACTATTGCAGTTACTTGTTTCGGGTTAGGTGTTGGATGTCATTTAGTTGGTCTGCATACCCTAAAAATTAAAGAAACAGATCGTTTAGAGGCTTTACATATAGAGCTTTCTAAATTAGGGGCAGATATTTCGGTAACAGATAAAACACTTACTATAGTACCAACGTCAGAAATAAACGCAGATGTAGCTATAGATACGTATAACGATCATAGAATGGCAATGGCTTTTGCACCATTAGCTATGAAAACTACACTTTTTGTGAATGATGCCGAGGTGGTTTCTAAGTCATATCCTGATTTTTGGAACGACCTAAAACAACTAGATTTCAGCATAAAAGAATTATAATTAGCGTTTTACTTGACAAGGCCTATCTGCAGATTGTATATTTGCAGCCGCAATTTGCTACAATAAATATAACAGCTACATGAAATTATCAAATTTTAGTTTTGAGCTTCCAGACGAATTATTGGCGGAGCATCCATCTGAAAATAGAGATGAGTCTAAATTAATGGTTATCCATAGAGAGACCGGAAAAATTGAGCACAAGATGTTCAAAGACATGATCGACTATTTTGATGAAGGTGATGTTATGGTTCTTAATAACACTAAAGTTTTTCCTGCTCGTTTATACGGTAACAAGGAAAAAACAGGTGCGCGTATCGAGGTTTTTCTTTTACGTGAGTTGAACGAAGAGCAACGTCTATGGGATGTTCTTGTAGATCCAGCACGTAAAATACGTATTGGTAACAAGCTATATTTTGGTGATGATGAAACGTTGGTAGCTGAGGTTATTGATAACACTACTTCTAGAGGTAGAACATTACGTTTTTTATATGATGGTGCTTACGTAGATTTCAGAAGAAAACTAAGAGAGCTAGGTGAAACGCCATTACCTAAGTATATTAAAAGAGATGTTGAGCCAGAAGATGAAGGTCGTTACCAGACTATTTATGCGAAGCATGAAGGTGCAGTTGCTGCCCCTACTGCTGGTCTTCACTTCTCTAAACACTTATTAAAGCGTTTAGAAATTAAAGGTGTTGATTTTGCAGAATTAACTTTACATGTTGGTTTGGGTACTTTTAACCCAGTAGAAGTTGAAGATCTTTCTAAGCATAAAATGGATAGCGAAGAGTTATTTATTGATGAGAAAGCTACCGATATTGTGAATAATGCTAAGAGAGAAAAGCGTCGTATTTGTGCAGTAGGTACTACAGCAATGAGAGGTTTAGAAAGTGCTGTTTCATCTAAGCATATGTTGAATACGTATGAAGGTTGGACGAATAAGTTCATTTTCCCTCCATATGATTTTAGTATCGCTAATGCTATGATTACCAATTTCCATTTACCAAAATCTACATTATTGATGATGGTATCTGCATTTATGGGTCATGATTTAATGAACAAAGCATATAAAGAAGCAATACTGGAAAACTATAAGTTCTATTCTTATGGTGATGCCATGTTGATTATATAAGTTCAAAATACATCCTTTCTAAAAAGGAAAAAATAATAAAATCCCGCTTTATCACATATTGAGAAAGCGGGATTTTTATCACTAGTAATACCTACCTTTAAAAAGATGGAAGAAATAAAGAAAAAAGATATTCGGGCACTAACGCGAGAGCAGCTTAGAGAATTCTTTGTTTCTAACGGTGACAAAGCTTTTCGTGGTAATCAGGTGTATGAATGGTTATGGCAGAAAGCAGCGTATTCTTTTGATGTGATGACAAATCTATCAAAAGAAACTAGAGAAATGCTAGAAGCTAATTTTGTAATCAACCATATTAAGGTAGATCTAATGCAGCGTAGTAGTGACGGTACAATTAAGAATGCCGTTCGCTTGCATGACGATTTAATTGTAGAATCGGTATTGATACCGACAAAGTCAAGAACAACTGCCTGTGTATCTAGTCAGGTTGGTTGTAGTTTAGACTGTAGGTTCTGTGCAACGTCTCGTTTGAAACGTATGCGAAATCTGAATCCTGATGAGATTTACGATCAAGTTGTAGCTATAGACAATGAAAGTCGCTTGTATTTTGAAAGACCATTGAGCAATATTGTTTTTATGGGGATGGGAGAGCCTTTAATGAACTATAACAATGTGTTGAAGGCAATTGATAAGATTACTTCTCCTGACGGATTGGGGATGTCTCCAAGGCGAATTACAGTTTCAACTTCTGGTGTGC harbors:
- the queA gene encoding tRNA preQ1(34) S-adenosylmethionine ribosyltransferase-isomerase QueA, translated to MKLSNFSFELPDELLAEHPSENRDESKLMVIHRETGKIEHKMFKDMIDYFDEGDVMVLNNTKVFPARLYGNKEKTGARIEVFLLRELNEEQRLWDVLVDPARKIRIGNKLYFGDDETLVAEVIDNTTSRGRTLRFLYDGAYVDFRRKLRELGETPLPKYIKRDVEPEDEGRYQTIYAKHEGAVAAPTAGLHFSKHLLKRLEIKGVDFAELTLHVGLGTFNPVEVEDLSKHKMDSEELFIDEKATDIVNNAKREKRRICAVGTTAMRGLESAVSSKHMLNTYEGWTNKFIFPPYDFSIANAMITNFHLPKSTLLMMVSAFMGHDLMNKAYKEAILENYKFYSYGDAMLII
- a CDS encoding DUF3857 domain-containing protein, which gives rise to MHKIIHLVLLITTSIFCTNTILAQDKAEFGVISQSESTLTSYDKDVDATAIYLYEYGDNYFEIRDNYIYLITKYHAKIKILEKEGFEYSNIEIPFYHTKKSKEKIVKLKALTHNGETKSWVKKSDFFEEDVNDKWSQTKFTFPNVKEGSIIEYEYEMQSPFYFNFTGWEFQSAIPKLYSEFNAKIPGNWLYNRSLKGDLSLDVNEADIVKGCFSFPGTKDDSDCESLRYVMKDIPAFEDSEEYMLSSNNYRSKIEFELSEYKSFYGSTEKYTKSWDDVDKEFKTDKDIGSQLRKKNFFEKKVDEALLTEGDDLTRAKNIYEFVQGHFTWNEKFSIWQDNKVKTAFDERKGNVAEINIALINLLNAADIKANMMVMATRKRGLPKKTHPVMNDFNYIVAKVDIDGESYLLDATDKYMPFGMLPFRCLNYYGRVMDFDAESYWYDIVAEKTNSIMLRAQMTIDTNEKKLEGVFDVINSGYKKVKQDEFLHTTNEESYIEKLEEEISDDFHITSHEKILKYSNEKKITERFNFEIENLFQGDNIYLNPFVIKFFDKNPFVASDRNYPVDFGYPMKYQYILNIKIPEGYQVKSIPENKNFSMPDNGGELKLNVSDNSSGALNLFFTFDLNSAHYSNGYYTGLKQLFNEAVKSQNQSLIVFEKI
- a CDS encoding 3-phosphoshikimate 1-carboxyvinyltransferase, which translates into the protein MKLHLTGPSNHQLKDTITITGSKSESNRSLLLAALYPDIKIENISNSDDAQVMAKGLKISEGTVGIHHAGTAMRFLTGYFSSQEGKDVILTGSKRMTERPIKILVEALRTLGAEISYVQDEGYPPIKIKGQRIVKDKVSLPANVSSQYISSLLLIAPSLENGLELELVGKITSVPYIKMTLALLEEIGVETSFEGNMIKVSPKAKVAPTTLVVESDWSSASYFYGICALAAPGTEITLSAYKKKSLQGDSVLADIYTAFGVETTFGENKITLKKTDKKVLATNEFDLANAPDIAQTIAVTCFGLGVGCHLVGLHTLKIKETDRLEALHIELSKLGADISVTDKTLTIVPTSEINADVAIDTYNDHRMAMAFAPLAMKTTLFVNDAEVVSKSYPDFWNDLKQLDFSIKEL
- a CDS encoding transglutaminase domain-containing protein; the protein is MKLHLTIILAFITFSTNAQKSEIKFGKVSIEEVAQKQHSTNSEAEAAILYKKERMSYDYSSGKGFGTIREVHLRIKIYSKSGLDWATRVVSLYTSNSGEQKIYNIKGYTYNLVNGKIEEDKLKKEGSFLENVSKYRNHVSITMPNVKVGSVIEIKYDIASDMVGYMDDFTLQYGIPLDCVELSVEVPEYFNFKRFTKGFYPISLKESQKNRKINYNYKTKRDDSFGSVGSKSTNQLAELEFFEKHYEIKAKNIPALKEVNYTNNIENYRSAIVFELESTKFPNVGFKIYSKSWEDVASTIYKYDNFGEEVNKNRFFRNDLDVLIKESKGSNQLTSEIYKYVQNRMTWNDYYGVGCSNGVKKAYEEKKGNVADINLLLISMLRYAGIKANPVLVSTKSNGIPIFPTTSGFNYVIAAVENGEGFILLDATEKMLVVNELPVRAMNWQGRLVREDGSSKDVSLAAKTISNKFVFMQVNIVEDGTVEGEMKTRLSNHLAFDYRIDNYDKTEEEISNNSSSLFENIEIDDFELKNSKAPDEPLEYSMSFNNDTQIEIIGDKLYFNPLMFLTLNENPFKLESREYPVDFSYPFSSKASVTYTLPDGYKIESMPEKITIGLPDKMGVFNFAIKQNGNILQVISTTKIQEALIPALYYESLKEFYGQMVLKQTEKVVLTKI
- a CDS encoding nucleotide pyrophosphohydrolase, with the protein product MNIENAQLEVDNWIKEHGVRYFNELTNMAQLTEEVGEVARIIARRYGEQSEKESDKNKDLGEELADVMFVVLCLANQTGIDLQQAFDKKLDLKTKRDHDRHHNNKKLK
- the rlmN gene encoding 23S rRNA (adenine(2503)-C(2))-methyltransferase RlmN: MEEIKKKDIRALTREQLREFFVSNGDKAFRGNQVYEWLWQKAAYSFDVMTNLSKETREMLEANFVINHIKVDLMQRSSDGTIKNAVRLHDDLIVESVLIPTKSRTTACVSSQVGCSLDCRFCATSRLKRMRNLNPDEIYDQVVAIDNESRLYFERPLSNIVFMGMGEPLMNYNNVLKAIDKITSPDGLGMSPRRITVSTSGVPKLIKKMADDEVKFKLAVSLHSAIDEIRTSIMPFNAKFTLSDLRESLVYWYEKTRSRITYEYVVWDGINDAQKDVDALVEFCRFAPSKVNLIEYNPIDDGEFKQASNAAIDRYVNTLEKNNIVVTVRRSRGKDIDAACGQLANKS
- a CDS encoding DUF3857 and transglutaminase domain-containing protein, whose amino-acid sequence is MRLLLILLLFTVTHTVLAQDYNFSKIDPSLLKNSDAVVRLDESTVLVKSSDNMEVTSQRVVTVLNESGSKHINATAFYDKETSLKNLEAVILDANGKEIEKFKEKDFIDQTATGEGTLYSDSRVKFLRYTPIKFPYTVVLTKKYTTSDTAFMPRWYFMDGYRLSVEKSEFNLNIPIQIKYRYKDNNLTSFEVKRRENEAGVKYTAVNLKALESEDFDPEFRDFAPNVQIALEDFHLKGVDGHATTWKEFGSWIYNSLLKERGEISPSTIQKVKNLVEGIDDPKEKVKIVYQFVQDNTRYISVQMGIGGWEPISANEVDRVKYGDCKGLTNYTMVLLKAIGIESYYTIVSAGSNMRSLDFDFPSLQGNHAFLNVSLEDEEIWLECTNQVVPSNFLGTFTDNRYVLKVGSNGGEIVKSREYLPEQSRQITNAEIHVGESEITAQVEIKSTGIQYNQKYGLANDSEEDIEKYYKHYWDYVNAIHIQSHELINDKDSIVTTEKVNFRTSGYLSKAGDRILFAPNMLNRNAYVPKRDNNRKREVVIKRGYLDEDNFIIEIPKGYKVEANLMPTAITNDFGEFEVSVEQLTESKLHYKRRLLMKSGNFPSTMYNDYRDFRKTISQVDASKIVFIKK